CGTCCTCTAGCACCGACCGGAGGGCTGACCGAATATGAGCATCGTCGTCGACCACAAAGACCGTAGAAGGTTTTTTGGATACCGCGGGACGCTCCGGTTTTGGGATTGACGCATGTCGTTTCACGTCGAGGCACAGCATCTCCGCTATAGTTCGTATCAGCTCGTCGCGCTTTGCAGGCTTGTTGAGTTGCACACAACCTTCCGCCGCAACTTCACGCATTGTTTTGCTTGAGATATCGCCGGTAAGAATGATGGCCGGCACTGCCTTTCCGACGACCTGTCGTAAGCGGCCAACCGCCTGGATGCCGTTCAGGCCACCGGGGAGATTAAAATCGACCAGCAGCAGATGCGGCACTCCCGACGCATTCTGCACCAGCTTTATCGCGGCTGGACCATCTCGTGCCGTTAGGGCGCGGTAGCCCTCGGTCTCCAGCAGCATGCCGAGCAGTTCGCGTAAGTCGGGATCGTCCTCAATGATCAGGATCGTGCTGGGTGGGTGTTCGACAAGTGCCTTACCGCTGCTTTTTAAGTCCGATCGCGTTGTTTCCGCAAAAGAACCGCTCGTCGCGAGGGGTATCTCGATAGCAAACATCGATCCCTTTCCTTCCCGGGAGGTGACCCGGACGCGATGACCCAGAAGGATCCCCAACCTCTGTACGATCGACAGCCCGAGGCCGAGGCCGCGGCTGCGTTCCCGAGCGTCGTTCCCGACCTGATGATACTCCTCGAAAATTGCCTGTATCTCGCCCTGTGGGATGCCGATACCAGTGTCCCAGACTTCTACGCTAAGCATGGGGCCTTTCCGGCGGCAGCCGAGCAGGACTCTCCCCGTCTCGGTATATTTCAATGCATTTCCGAGCAGGTTGCGGATCATCTGCCTGAGTAGTTTCGGATCACTATACACTTCTTGGGAGCAGTCGACGACGCTAAACTGCAGGCCTTTTGCCGTGGCTGGATAAAGAAACTCGTCCCGTTTTCTTGCAAGCAATTCACCTATATTGAACTGTTGCAAATCTGCCGGGATGACCCCGCCCTCAATCTGATTGATGTCAAGCAGAGCGTCCAGCATCACCGCCATCGAGCCGAGGGTGTCGTCTTGTCGGGCGATGAGATTTTGCGCCTTGTCGCCCTGTACCGTCTTGGCGAGGAGACCTTGCAACAGCGATAACGTCTGCAACGGCTGACGCAAGTCATGGCTCGCAGCTGCGAGGAACCGCGACTTGGCCCTGTTGGCGATATCAGCCTCGCGCCTGGCTTCGTCGACCGCGCCGGCGGCGCGCTTTCGGCTGGTGATATCGTTGAACGTGATAACCACGCCTTCGACTCGGCCGCCATGCGTCAGGTACGGCAGGATCCGGCGACGAAACCACTGCCCGCTGGCCGCCTCGATCTCACGTTCGGCAGGATCGAGACTTGCCAGAACGGTGATGGCGTCGCCCGCCAATGCACCGTCGGCCGCCAGAGAGTGAAGGTCGGCGAGCGGACGACCGACATCTCCGGGCAGAATGGCGAACAGCGATCGCGTCGCAGGCGTGAAAAAGCGGATGCGGAGATCGCGATCAAGGAACAGGGTTGCAATGTTCGTACTGTAGAGCACGTTCTGCAGGTCGTACGCCGTCGATCGTTGCCGGTCCAGCGTCTCCTGCAGTTGGCTGTTCAACGCAGTCAGCTCCTCGTTGAGCGACTGCAGTTCCTCCTTAGAGGCCAGCAATTCCTCGTTGGTCGACTGGAACTCCTCGTTGACGGAAACCGCGTCTTCGTTGACCGCCTTCTGCTCTTCAGCGGATAACTCAAGATCGCGGAGGGCAGCCTGAAGGTCCCTCCGCGTCGTTTCGAGTTCAAGCTCAAGCTCGGCAAACTGTGGCGGATTGCGAGTGATCGCATTGCCGTCAACCAGCGCAGCCCGTGGTGCGGGAACGAAGCAGACCAGCAGCAATGCTTCGCCATCGTCCAGCACCGGCTGCGCCTCGATGATGACCTGCTCGGCGTGGCACTCGACGGCGATGCGGGTTTTATCGCGCCGAGAGCGATCGATCGCTGTTCGCAGCTTCGCGCGCAGGCCGGACCGTACGGTCATGAGAAGGTCGTGCGTGGGATGGCCGGTTGCAAGGCGAAGGTAGCGGTCTGTGGGGCCAAGCGAAAAAACGCTTTCATTGGCCTGATTGATCAATACGGCTGCCGGCGCGTATCCGTCCAGCACGAGCCGGCGGCCGAGATCGGCAAGCGCCACTTGGCGCGATGGTGGCCGCACGACCACCGCTTGGCGCAGCCGCAAACCCGCACCAGTCGGGATGGCCAGGCTGAGCCTGTCCACGCGTCCTACGCGGCGGTAGATCCGCTGATCCTTTGCGACAGCCTCGAAGCGGCCGTTGGCGCTGCCGGGCGTCTCGACGGGCCCCAGCACCAGAAACCCCTCTTCGGAGAGCGCGAAATGGAAGAGCGAGATAGCTTTTTCCTGCGCGTCGGGTTGAAAGTAGATCAACAGGTTACGGCAGGAAATCAAATCCAGCCGAGAAAAAGGCGCGTCGGAGAGCACATCCTGCACGGTGAAGACGACCAGGGCGCGAAGCTCGGCAGACACACGCCAGATATTGCCTTCCTGCGAAAAGAACCGGCTCAGACGATCGGTTGACACGCTCTGAACGATCGTGTCGGGATAGGCGGCATCTCGAGCCGTCGCGACAGCGTCTGCATCGATGTCTGAGGCAAACAGCTGCACCCGAACAGGATGCTCGGACCGGGCGATCTCCTCCTGGAAGAGCATCGCGAGCGAATAGACTTCTTCACCCGTACTGCATCCAGGAACCCAGACCCGCAGATGCCGGTCAGCCGGATGCTGTCGCACCATGCTGGGAATGATATGCTCCGCCAGGTAGGCAAACACCGCAGGATCTCGGAAAAACCCGGTGACATGGATCAGCAGGTCCTTTGCCAGTAGATCAAGCTCGTCACCATCCTGGCGCAGCAGTTGAAGGTAGCGGCCGATGTCATGTGGCGCAATTCCGGCGAGCGCCATGCGCCGCTCAGCGCGGCGTTGCAGCGTACCGTGCTTATACTCGCTGAAATTATGCCGGGTGTTGGATCGCAGCAACGCGATGATGTCGGCTAAATCGGGCTGCTTTGGCCCGGTTTGAGGGTGCAGGGTTTGAGGTGGTGACGGCGGAAGATCCTTGTGAAGCCAATCCGTCAATGCGGACGGGATAACGCCGACCGGTAGTACCCGGTCGGCCATCCCGGTGGCGATCGCGCTCTGCGGCATCCCGTCATAAGCTGCCTCGTCAGGATCCTGTACAATCACGAACCCCCCGGCCTTCTTAATGGCAACCAACCCCACGCTGCCGTCCGCGCCTGTGCCAGATAGGATGATGCACGCAGCCCTTGGGCCGTAACTCTCCGCTAGGGATTGCAATAGAAAATCGAATGTGAGCCGCGTGCCATCCTTACCCCGTCGCGGGGTTAGGTGCAGTGCATTGTGAGCCACGGACAGGTCGGTTCCGGGGGGGATGACATACAAATGGTCTGCCGCCAGCGGCAATCCATCTGCCGCCTCGCAGACGGTCAGGCCGGTTCGCGCAGCTAGAAGCTCTGTCATCATGCTGGCATGCGTCGGGTCAAGGTGCTGCACGAATACGAATGCCACCCCGCAACCAGGCTGGATTGCCGCCACCAGTTTCGTGCAGGCTTCAAGGCCACCCGCTGATGCGCCGATACCGACGACGGTAAGGCTTGCCGAGTCGATTACGGGATATTGCAGGGCAGCGGGCTCTGCATTGACCAAGATCGGCTTCGGTCTGGGTGGAGACGCTTGGCGTCGAGGCATGTCCAGTGTTCCTGCTGCTATTCGTATCGAAAACGGTGGTAAGTCACGGTAGGAGCAAGTCTCCCCTCAAGCGAGGATTCCGTAAGTGTTTTCCGACCTTCCACCATTGCCAATACCGCGCCTGGAGCCTAGCACGATCTCCCAGAGTCGAAAGTTCTTCCCCGACGCGGAGCCGATCTGATTCACCATGTTGGCTGGATTGGAGGCCAGCATGGATGGGACGGACACTTTCTCAGGACCTTCGAGACCGGGTAATCGCCGCCGTGGATGGTGGCATGTCGCGCAATGCCGCCGCTGCGCGGTTCGGCGTGGCAGTAGCGACAGCGGTCCGTTGGGTTCGGGCCCGGCGGACGGAGGGACTGCCAACACCGCGGCCCAAGGGCGACGACCTGCGCTTCCAGCGGATCGAGAGCTACCGGGTGGTGATCCTCGCGGCTATCGACGCGCAGGTGGATATAACTCTCGTCGAGCTCTCTGAGCTGCTACGTGAGCGGCATGGTGCGTCGTTCGCGCCAAGCACGATCTGGCGTTTCCTCGACCGCCACGGGATGACCTTAAAAAACGTATGGCCCGCCCAGTCTGCAAGCGATCTTTGCGATCTGGTCAGTCTACGCCAACGTATCCAATCTCGGGACATTGTCCCGGCCAAGATGGAGGTCCGCACGTCCCGGTCCTCATAAAAACATCGGCGTCGAGCGCCATTTTTTGAACCAGGTTTCCAGAACACCAATCAACTCTCAGGCCACCTCGCATTAACCACCCGCAGACGCCATCAACCGTCCACGCCGGGTAAGCGCGGCCGGCCAATTCTATTGATTATGACACCGTTGCAGTCGTGAGCTCGAACCTCCGCCCACTCCGAAGCACTGCGCAGATGATCCGTACCAGCTTGGCGGCCAGCGCCACCACTACGGTGTTCACGTGCGCTGGCGCGAGCAAGCCGCGCAACCAGCCACCCATCGGGGTCTCACCCTTGGATAGCGACGGCAAGGCTGCACACGCACAGTGGATCAGCATCTTGCGCAGGTAGCCGTTACCGCGCTTGGTTATTCCCAGAAGCTTCGGCTTGCCGCCGGTCGTCATCTGCTTGGGCACCAGCCCCGGCCAGGCGGCCAGGTCGCGTCCACGCCCGAAAGTCTAGGGGTTGCCGATGGCGGCCGCCAGCCCCGTCGCGTTCAGCGGGCCGATACCCGGGATCGTGGTCAAGAGGCGGGCGGTCTCGTTGGTGCGCGCCTTTACTGCGAATTCGGCGTCAAAACCCTCGATACGGCGATCCAGCCCGCTCCACTCGAGACGCAGATCGTCGACCAGCAGCCGGGTTCTTGCACTCAACCCAACGCCTTATCCGGCCAAAAGCGCCTCGAGGTGCAGTTCCACCTTGCGCCGTCCCTGCGGCACGATGATCCCACGCTCAAGCAGGATGGCGCGCAGCTGGTTGATCAGGGCGGTTCTCTCGCCGACCAGCCGGTCGCGGGCACGGTGCAGGCTCTGCATGTCGAGCTGTGTCTCACTCCTCAGCGTCACGAACCGCATCGTCGACCGCGTTGCCGCTTCGGCGATCGCCTCGGCATCCCGGTCATCATTCTTCTGAGCCGTGACGTAGGGTCGGACATATTCCGGCGACATCAGCCGAACCTCGTGTCCTTGATCGCGAAATATCCGGCCAAGATGGTGCGCGCCACAGCAGGCCTTCATTGCCATCACGCTGCTGGGCACGCTCGCTGCAAGCTTCAGGACGCCATCACGGTGGAGGCGACGCTTCAGGACAACGCACCCGGTTGTATCCAGCCCCACGACACTGCAGCTGTTCTTGCAGAGGTCGATACCCAATACTGCAATCTGCATTAGCCCAGCTCCTGTTTCTCCGGTTGCCCAAACAGCTTAGCGCTCCAGTTTTCGGTGTCGGAGAGATAAGGGGCGGGCCATCTCCTAAAAACAGCACACGCCAGCGAGCAGGAGCGGCCGGGCGTCGCCGTGCGCAGGCAGGCCTGGTTCGACGCCCAGCCAGACCTCGACCCGGCCCGTCTGGTCTTCATCGATGAAACAGGTGTTTCCACCAAGATGGCGCGCCTGCGCGCCCGCGCCCGGCGTGCTCACCGCTGCCGCGCGCCTGTTCCGCACGGGCACTGGAAGACCACCACCTTCACGGGCGCACTCCGGCTCTCCGGCATGACGGCACCAATGGTGCTCGACGGTCCGATGAACGCCGAGGCGTTCCATGCCTACATCCAGCAGGTGATCGTCCCGACGTTGTGCTCAGGCGACATCGTCGTGATGGACAACCTGGCCGCCCATATAGAGATGTTGCCTTTCGCGCCATGATCGATGCTGCAGGAGCCACGCTTCGATACCTGCCGCCCTACTCACCGGACTTCAATCCGATCGAGAACGCGTTCGCCAAGCTGAAGGCGGTGCTGCGCAAGGCAGCCGCTCGGACCATCGATGACCTCTGGAACGCCATCCGCGACGCGCTCCCAACCTTCAGCCAACGCGAGTGCGAAAATTACTTCACGGCCGCAGGCTACGTGCCGGAACGATCAGACTCTGCTCTAGCATGCGGAACGGATAATTATCCCGGTCGAACCCAAGCTGGCCTGCGGGCCTTTGCTCATGCGACTGGCCGTGCCGTTGCTTCGCCACGAACGGCACAAGACTATCGCACCGCCCTTCGCCCGCTCGGGCGGTCAGCTGCTTTTCCACCTGATCAGCAAGCTCTACCGACAGACCTCGGGGTTCATCACCACCAACCTGATATTCGGCGAATGGCCCACTGTGTTCGGCGATCCCAAGACGACGACTGCGCTGCTCGACCGGATTACCCATCACTGCGACATCGTCGAGACCGGCAACGACAGCTGGCGCTTCAAGCACCGCAGCTAACACCACATAAATGATCCTTCGCGCTGCTTGCGCCCATCATCGACGCCGGCCAGCGCAATAAGGGGGTCCCTTTTGCATGCCGATCCGGGGGCCCGGTTCGACGCTAATTTACAGGCCTGCTGTATGGAATCCTACACGGACCAACTCGCCGATCAAATCACGTCCCGATCGCCTGCATCCTATCACACCTCGACCGCGGGAACGGCGCCTTTTGAAGTCATCGGCGGGACACGACGCCGCCGCAGCCATGACCTCGGAGCGAGTAAAGGCAACCTCAGGCGGAAGGGCCAACTTCGACGACGCTTGGGCGCACCTTCAACCGGATCTCCAAACCGATCACGTCGCTGTGCACTATAGGTCTTGTCGGTCTGCGGTTTGATGAACAAAACGACCACCTCAGGATGAGCCGCGCGGACATGTTGCTCGAGGGCAATCACTTGTTGCTCGACTTGCAAAATCGTCCGCTCGTCAGAAAATTCCAGGCTGAGTGCGGCCAAGATCTGATCAGGAGAGAGCTGGACCGTCATTAGACCGTTCGCACGTGTGACGAATGGCTCGGCGGCAGCGATTGCCAGGATCGAGTGTGACAAATGCGGATCAGCACGCTCGCCTATCAGCAAGCTTTTGCTTTCGCGCGCCAGCAGGACAGCCGTCCCACCTAGGATCACGCCGATGACGATCGACGCCACGCCGTCCAAATAGGGTTGGTGGAATGCGACGGCAGAAGCGGTTCCAATTGCTGCGACTATGAGCCCCAACAGGGCCGCGCTGTTCTCGAACAGGATCATGAACGATGGTGGATCCTTGCTGGCGCGAAAGGCCGCGTAAACACCAAGATCACCGCTGGCGGCGTCGAACTGCTTAAAGGACACCAGCCATGCCCATCCTTCCAGCCCAAACGCGACGCCAAGCACCAAATA
The Lichenicola cladoniae genome window above contains:
- a CDS encoding chemotaxis protein CheB yields the protein MVNAEPAALQYPVIDSASLTVVGIGASAGGLEACTKLVAAIQPGCGVAFVFVQHLDPTHASMMTELLAARTGLTVCEAADGLPLAADHLYVIPPGTDLSVAHNALHLTPRRGKDGTRLTFDFLLQSLAESYGPRAACIILSGTGADGSVGLVAIKKAGGFVIVQDPDEAAYDGMPQSAIATGMADRVLPVGVIPSALTDWLHKDLPPSPPQTLHPQTGPKQPDLADIIALLRSNTRHNFSEYKHGTLQRRAERRMALAGIAPHDIGRYLQLLRQDGDELDLLAKDLLIHVTGFFRDPAVFAYLAEHIIPSMVRQHPADRHLRVWVPGCSTGEEVYSLAMLFQEEIARSEHPVRVQLFASDIDADAVATARDAAYPDTIVQSVSTDRLSRFFSQEGNIWRVSAELRALVVFTVQDVLSDAPFSRLDLISCRNLLIYFQPDAQEKAISLFHFALSEEGFLVLGPVETPGSANGRFEAVAKDQRIYRRVGRVDRLSLAIPTGAGLRLRQAVVVRPPSRQVALADLGRRLVLDGYAPAAVLINQANESVFSLGPTDRYLRLATGHPTHDLLMTVRSGLRAKLRTAIDRSRRDKTRIAVECHAEQVIIEAQPVLDDGEALLLVCFVPAPRAALVDGNAITRNPPQFAELELELETTRRDLQAALRDLELSAEEQKAVNEDAVSVNEEFQSTNEELLASKEELQSLNEELTALNSQLQETLDRQRSTAYDLQNVLYSTNIATLFLDRDLRIRFFTPATRSLFAILPGDVGRPLADLHSLAADGALAGDAITVLASLDPAEREIEAASGQWFRRRILPYLTHGGRVEGVVITFNDITSRKRAAGAVDEARREADIANRAKSRFLAAASHDLRQPLQTLSLLQGLLAKTVQGDKAQNLIARQDDTLGSMAVMLDALLDINQIEGGVIPADLQQFNIGELLARKRDEFLYPATAKGLQFSVVDCSQEVYSDPKLLRQMIRNLLGNALKYTETGRVLLGCRRKGPMLSVEVWDTGIGIPQGEIQAIFEEYHQVGNDARERSRGLGLGLSIVQRLGILLGHRVRVTSREGKGSMFAIEIPLATSGSFAETTRSDLKSSGKALVEHPPSTILIIEDDPDLRELLGMLLETEGYRALTARDGPAAIKLVQNASGVPHLLLVDFNLPGGLNGIQAVGRLRQVVGKAVPAIILTGDISSKTMREVAAEGCVQLNKPAKRDELIRTIAEMLCLDVKRHASIPKPERPAVSKKPSTVFVVDDDAHIRSALRSVLEDDGRTVEDFANGEAFLASYRHGDTGCLLIDAYLPGMSGLDLLRHLQTASSHLPAIMITGRSDVAMAIMAMKAGALDFIEKPVGQADLLASIDRALDQARDKSKQVVWREDAARNIASLTPRQREIMTRVVAGEPSKNIAADLAISQRTVENHRASIMRRTGAASLPALARLVLAGTWDAKANVPDAA
- a CDS encoding cation diffusion facilitator family transporter; this encodes MVARRKNSSTPAVRTALAGDVLVALAKSAAALWTGSSAMTSEAIHSFVDAGNEILLLYGICRAGRRPDIEHPLGYGRELYFWSFIVALLVFALGAGFAVFEGINHVLHPEPIQHPLINYLVLGVAFGLEGWAWLVSFKQFDAASGDLGVYAAFRASKDPPSFMILFENSAALLGLIVAAIGTASAVAFHQPYLDGVASIVIGVILGGTAVLLARESKSLLIGERADPHLSHSILAIAAAEPFVTRANGLMTVQLSPDQILAALSLEFSDERTILQVEQQVIALEQHVRAAHPEVVVLFIKPQTDKTYSAQRRDRFGDPVEGAPKRRRSWPFRLRLPLLAPRSWLRRRRVPPMTSKGAVPAVEV
- a CDS encoding winged helix-turn-helix domain-containing protein: MSRNAAAARFGVAVATAVRWVRARRTEGLPTPRPKGDDLRFQRIESYRVVILAAIDAQVDITLVELSELLRERHGASFAPSTIWRFLDRHGMTLKNVWPAQSASDLCDLVSLRQRIQSRDIVPAKMEVRTSRSS